Sequence from the Streptomyces sp. R33 genome:
CGGCGTCGGAGATCGCGTCACCGGGCTGTGCTTCGCCGACGCCTACGCCGAGTTCGCGGTCTTGACCACCGCCATGACTTCCCGGATCCCGGACGGTGCGAGTTCCGTGGAGGCGGTCGCGCTGGTCCGCAGCGGGCTGGTGGCGCGCGGTGCCTACGAGGCCGCGCGCATGGAGCCCGGCGAGTCGGTGCTGGTCACGGCGGCGGCCGGCGCAGTGGGCACGCTCGCCCTCCAGTACGCGAAGGCCGGTGGGGCAGCACGCGTCGTCGCCGCCGTCAGCAGCGCCGACAAGGCCGACTTCGTCCGAGGGCTGGGCGCCGACGAGGTCGTCCTGTACGAGGACGTCGACTGGGGCGCCCCGTACGACGTGATCCTCGACGGCGTCGGCGGCGACCTGCTGGGCCCGGCCGTGCGGGCTCTGGCGACGGGTGGCCGGCTGGTGGCCTTCAGCTCCGGCGGCGGCACGGTGGAGGCGTACGAACTCCTGGTCCGCGGCGCCTCGATGATCGGCTTCCAGATGCGGGCCATCGCCTTCGGCAACCCTGAACTCTACGACCGCTGGCTTCGCGAGCTCTGGCAGATGCGCGACGCGGGCACCCTGCGCACCGCCGTACACGAGGAGATCCCCCTCGGCGAAGCAGCCCGAGCCCACACCCTCATCGAACAGCGCCGTAACCTCGGCAAGGTCGTCCTCATCCCCTAGATAGCTGCTTTAGGAAGCGAGGGCGGCCAGCCATTTGGTGAGGTCGCCCCGCGATCAACTGGCCGATGACCCCCCGACGCCTCCGCGAAGGCAGCCAGTAGGCGAGCAGCATCGGGCGGCCTATGAGTAGGCAAAACGTCGTCGCGTCACGGATCGAGGCACTCAACCCGATGGTGTGCGCTTGTCTGCCCGGCCCGTGAGTCGGCCGGCGCGTCGACGCCCGCAACCTCCGCGCCCTTCAAGCCTCTGACCTGCGGTGGAAGACCCCTGCAATCTTGGTCGGGGATCGCAAGCGTAGACCAGCTCTGATTCTGCGGAGGTTCCAAGGTCCGCGACCCCCCGTCCATAGACAGCAAGTTCACGGCAGAGGCCCCGTTGATCTGCGCAGACAGGTCAACGGGGCTTCTTCGAGTCCGCATTCGAGCGGTGGGAAACCAGGCGAAAACGGGTGCGTGAGCCGTGCCGGATTCTTTAGCCGGGCAGCCCTCGAACGAACCCGGCGACCAGCGTCGCCACCGCTTCTGGAGTCTCCATGTTCATGAGATGGGTGGCATCGATCCGGTTGACGATGATCGTCGGCCGGGTGCGGGTGAGCGTGGCCAGCTCCTCGGATACCCCTTGTGCGAACCGGGCGCTGAATTCGCCGAACCACTCCATGCCAGGCGCAGGCGGTAGCTGTCGGCCGGCCTGGACCAGCAGCAGGGGGAAGTCGACCCCGTCCAGCCATGGGGTGACACCGAGCGCGAAGATCCTGTGGAGTTCGTCGAAGATCTCCAGCGCCTCCGCCCGTTCCGGCAGCGTCTGCCACGTGCCGTCGGGCAACGGGCGTGCGGCCGCGCGTGCGGCGGCCGCCGCACGGTCGGCGGGAATCCCGAACCGGGCGGAGTTGATGACCTTCTCGTCGATGTACTCGGGTGGCGCGATGGTCCCGGCCGACGCCAGCAGCCCCTCACTCACCCGGTCGGCGCCGGGGTACTCGCGTCCCCACCAGAAGCCGTCGAGATTCACGGCGGCACGGGCACGGCCCGGGTTCGCTCGGGCGTACTCGACCGCGACCACTCCGCCGAGGGAATGGCCCACCACAACAGCCTCCGGCACGCCATGCGCGTCGAGTGCGTGCGCGATGTGCCGCACCACGGCGGGGATGGTCCAGGGGGAGATACCGGGAGAGTGGCCGTGCCCGGGAAGGTCGACGGCGAGGACACGGTGCCCGGCGTTGAGGAGGACAGCCGAGGCGTCCCAGTCGGCGAACGACCGTCCGTAACCGTGCAGTAGAACCAGTTGAGGGCCATCGCCCCCATAGTCATGAACTTGTAGGAGTGTCATTGGGCTTCACTGTAGGGGGCACACAGTATTTCGAACACCGGATTAAAGATCTCCGTCGAACGCGACGTGCGCACTTGCGGTGCAACTTGAACAAGGGCGTGCGGATGTTGGCAGAAGGTGATCGGCGATGCCGGGACCGGTACCGAAGAGAAGTGACGAGAGGCGGCGTCACAAGAAGTCGGACAGCCCGGAGTCGGCCAAGGCGCCCACTGCTCGCTCCCCGACGTTCCCCAGGGCGGATGCCGCATGCATCCGGTCGCCAGGCGGGTAGCTCACGAGGAGAGCATCCGACTGAAGATTCGGACGGTCCCCGGTTCGACCTCTGGTCAGTTTGGCCCATCACGCACCCGTAGAGCAGTACTCCGGGAGGCGAGCCATGTAATTCTCCAGCCACAGTTCGGTGTTTTGCCTTGTCAGCGGCCTGGCGGTGGGCAGTCCGGGTTCAGGGTCGGCCGGGGTCCAGAAGGCGCCGGGCGAACACGCAGAGGGCCTGGGCGATGCGCTCGTGGGGGATGCCCAGGTTGTTGCGCTGATGGTGGTAGAGCTGCGGGGCCAGGGGGCCGAGGGCGAGGTCGGCGAGGGCGTCGGGGTCCGGGGCGCCGCCGGCGACGAGCAGGGTGCGTACGTGGAGGCGCCAGAAGGCGTAGGCGCCGGTGGCGTAGCGAGCGGGCCCGGTCTCCGCGCCCAATGCGAGGGGCAGATGCCGCTGGAGAAGGTCCAGGTAGGCGATGTAGAACGCGGCCAGGCGCTCGGCGGGGGGTGCCTCCGGCCCCAGCGGCGGCGGGCCGTAGATCAT
This genomic interval carries:
- a CDS encoding zinc-binding alcohol dehydrogenase family protein, which produces MLRIRHEVNGGPEVLFAEEVDRPEVRAREVLIRVEAVGVTLPTVRKVREGSEPISFGGEVAGEIVAAGAGVTAFGVGDRVTGLCFADAYAEFAVLTTAMTSRIPDGASSVEAVALVRSGLVARGAYEAARMEPGESVLVTAAAGAVGTLALQYAKAGGAARVVAAVSSADKADFVRGLGADEVVLYEDVDWGAPYDVILDGVGGDLLGPAVRALATGGRLVAFSSGGGTVEAYELLVRGASMIGFQMRAIAFGNPELYDRWLRELWQMRDAGTLRTAVHEEIPLGEAARAHTLIEQRRNLGKVVLIP
- a CDS encoding alpha/beta fold hydrolase, with product MTLLQVHDYGGDGPQLVLLHGYGRSFADWDASAVLLNAGHRVLAVDLPGHGHSPGISPWTIPAVVRHIAHALDAHGVPEAVVVGHSLGGVVAVEYARANPGRARAAVNLDGFWWGREYPGADRVSEGLLASAGTIAPPEYIDEKVINSARFGIPADRAAAAARAAARPLPDGTWQTLPERAEALEIFDELHRIFALGVTPWLDGVDFPLLLVQAGRQLPPAPGMEWFGEFSARFAQGVSEELATLTRTRPTIIVNRIDATHLMNMETPEAVATLVAGFVRGLPG
- a CDS encoding TetR/AcrR family transcriptional regulator, translated to MSNGDERPAPPPVLRGDLQAVPRGATAPRQRADAVRNRAQILSAAELLFTAHDPSTVTMEQIAKAAGVGRATLYRSFPDPPSVATALLDEHERRLQGQMIYGPPPLGPEAPPAERLAAFYIAYLDLLQRHLPLALGAETGPARYATGAYAFWRLHVRTLLVAGGAPDPDALADLALGPLAPQLYHHQRNNLGIPHERIAQALCVFARRLLDPGRP